A single window of Montipora capricornis isolate CH-2021 chromosome 14, ASM3666992v2, whole genome shotgun sequence DNA harbors:
- the LOC138032086 gene encoding uncharacterized protein, whose amino-acid sequence MSEESQRQVDNNETPNPMKSVLDELAKLRKENERLNGRLDELVQSVQQPSARKSLFSKKRMQPTVDPSCSDAVRKTYKELKKQKKDFDGFKTDVRYDDEENKKMRIFWLNK is encoded by the exons ATGAGTGAGGAGAGCCAGAGACAGGTAGATAATAATGAGACACCTAATCCGATGAAGAGTGTGCTTGATGAGTTGGCAAAACTCAGGAAAGAAAACGAGCGTCTGAACGGTCGGTTGGACGAGCTTGTTCAGAGTGTTCAACAGCCAAGCGCAAGAAAGAGTCTTTTTAGCAAGAAACGGATGCAGCCAACTGTAGACCCTAGTTGTTCG GATGCAGTTAGAAAGACGtataaagaattaaagaaacaaaaaaaagattttgatGGCTTTAAAACAGATGTCAG GTATGATGATGAGGAGAACAAAAAAATGAGGATATTTTGGTTAAATAAGTGA
- the LOC138032085 gene encoding uncharacterized protein, translating to MFPRVYNQPIDEDLETLQTCQLLEEWEQDLKSLKHYKESIDHILTKYPNIQMYLQKNLLPFPADWPGWYYPKKLIANNCSGKYGSIIPEQGQFHVSLNAVEDTVVIFKHFFNKMFSYLFGGILPNRPKPHQSSLCVTAALLGWLMVREKVLNKFGLCKSYEFVSTLFLLEDVIPLVYFQYQIFRTGDLELYMSVMAQMAILFNIWRRKHYDKSTLSFLSDCDYQKASLPNYWQCKKQWLFLFVEKKIEIWHSLLRAHTQSCDDATAIEKVAKTLATSGFLTNFCETFVPRYMRGESSFDYWMIAGKSADFMLQVFSEIAKNLKRTHVVPGDCTSNGKSKSWPKFHFPTFGVTAESKTMPLAYNLSKDKGKEPKLQLCCDLPTCNNCIQDGDYVRLACYHTFHASCLPADYCCSICKEPLKEMITKKIHQFNEGLLKNGSVESDSDSSNSETEDNTENVTMNAPNDINARQYYTSEFWEQKVDCTLAAIGDIDQPQHPNAQASYAHSQSQSSTILSHYLVQQLSIHVHPVRSHQITSWHFPPQYSQSTLNGRLASNACTFIALTFSKLYFSSPESLTVSQPLSNTWVYRVLAAIMIGQQFYDKFTSNPGQFYGVREAALNMGQTRALTGITISAELPCSINKEPVPSACLPHYFDQAHNINNTACIYVINNKTVAFIPTQQGIILFDSHFHGTTGAFLALAPANAAWELLSWFKAVSRIPHNLGTVTSVKF from the exons atgtttcccAGGGTATACAATCAGCCAATTGATGAAGATCTTGAAACTCTACAAACATGCCAGCTTTTGGAGGAATGGGAGCAAGACTTAAAAAGCCTGAAACACTACAAGGAATCTATAGATCACATCTTGACAAAATATCCCAACATCCAAATGTACTTACAGAAAAATCTATTGCCCTTCCCAGCAGACTGGCCTGGATGGTATTACccaaaaaaactaattgcaaaCAATTGCAGTGGAAAATATGGATCAATTATTCCAGAACAAGGGCAGTTTCATGTTTCTCTGAATGCAGTAGAAGATACTGTTGTtatatttaaacatttttttaataaaatgttcTCCTATTTGTTTGGGGGAATTCTTCCAAACAGGCCTAAGCCACACCAATCATCTCTGTGTGTGACTGCAGCTTTACTGGGTTGGCTAATGGTACGTGAAAAGGTGCTTAACAAGTTTGGTCTATGCAAGAGTTACGAGTTTGTTTCAACACTATTTTTACTTGAAGATGTCATTCCACTGGTGTATTTCCAGTACCAAATATTTAGGACTGGTGACTTGGAACTGTACATGTCTGTCATGGCTCAGATGGCTATACTGTTCAATATTTGGCGTAGGAAGCATTATGACAAATCTACTTTATCTTTCCTAAGTGACTGTGACTACCAAAAAGCTTCTTTACCCAACTACTGGCAATGCAAAAAACAGTGGCTTTTCTTATTTGTGGAAAAAAAGATAGAAATATGGCATTCTCTTTTGAGAGCTCACACTCAAAGCTGCGACGATGCTACAGCTATTGAAAAAGTTGCCAAGACGTTAGCAACAAGTGGATTTCTCACAAACTTCTGCGAAACATTTGTACCAAGATATATGCGAGGGGAGTCAAGCTTTGACTATTGGATGATAGCAGGAAAATCAGCAGATTTTATGTTACAAGTGTTTTCTGAAATAGCAAAAAACTTGAAGAGAACCCATGTG GTTCCAGGAGATTGCACAAGCAATGGCAAATCCAAAAGCTGGCCAAAGTTTCATTTCCCAACCTTTGGGGTTACAGCCGAGTCAAAGACTATGCCCTTAGCATATAATTTGAGTAAAGACAAAGGCAAGGAGCCAAAGCTGCAACTTTGCTGTGACCTGCCCACCTGCAATAACtgtatccaagatggtgattaTGTTCGTCTTGCTTGCTACCACACCTTTCATGCATCATGTTTACCAGCTGATTATTGTTGCAGTATTTGCAAAGAACCTTTGAAAGAaatgataacaaaaaaaattcaccagttCAATGAAGGATTGTTAAAAAATGGCAGCGTGGAATCAGATAGTGACTCGAGCAACTCTGAGACAGAAGACAATACAGAAAATGTAACTATGAATGCCCCAAATGATATCAATGCACGACAATACTACACCTCTGAATTTTGGGAACAGAAAGTAGATTGCACACTTGCAGCTATTGGAGACATTGATCAGCCACAACACCCTAATGCACAAGCATCCTATGCTCATTCCCAGTCACAGTCCTCAACAATCCTCTCACACTATCTTGTTCAACAGCTATCTATACATGTACATCCTGTCAGGTCTCACCAAATAACAAGCTGGCACTTCCCACCACAATATTCCCAGTCTACATTGAATGGAAGACTAGCAAGCAATGCATGTACTTTTATTGCCCTTACATTCAGCAAACTGTATTTTAGCTCACCTGAATCTCTCACTGTTAGTCAACCTCTGAGCAACACATGGGTGTACAGAGTTCTTGCAGCCATTATGATTGGCCAGCAATTTTATGACAAATTTACTAGCAACCCTGGGCAGTTCTATGGTGTTCGTGAAGCTGCCTTAAACATGGGGCAAACCAGAGCTCTTACAGGCATCACTATCTCTGCTGAATTACCTTGCAGCATAAACAAAGAGCCAGTACCATCTGCATGCTTGCCACATTATTTTGATCAAGCTCACAATATCAACAATACTGCTTGCATCTATGTTATCAATAACAAAACAGTGGCCTTTATTCCAACACAGCAAGGAATTATTCTCTTTGACAGCCATTTCCATGGAACCACTGGAGCATTTTTGGCCTTGGCTCCAGCTAATGCAGCATGGGAATTGCTGTCTTGGTTTAAGGCTGTGAGCAGGATCCCTCATAACCTGGGAACTGTAACATCTGTCAAATtctga